The following proteins come from a genomic window of Nymphalis io chromosome 6, ilAglIoxx1.1, whole genome shotgun sequence:
- the LOC126768947 gene encoding alanine--glyoxylate aminotransferase 2-like produces MAFLQSMPKSETIKLREKHIGAACQLFFRSSPLKIVRGIAQFMYDETGERFLDCINNVAHVGHCHPHVVEAGRNQMSLISTNNRYLHDELVILAERLVKTMPESLSVCFFVNSGSEANDLALRLAQIHTKKKDVITLDHAYHGHLTSMIDVSPYKLNLPGGPEKPEWVHVAPVPDTYRGKYTYPRDSQSEDELGRLYANEIGDICREIKRRKGGVCAFIAESLQSCGGQIIPPENYMKRVYEYVREANGVCIADEVQVGFGRVGTHMWAFETQDVIPDIVTMGKPMGNGHPVAAVITTPEIAKSFADTGVEYFNTYGGNPVSCAIANAVLDVIEEERLMERAARVGNHLLTRCEGLKHKHRLIGDVRGRGLFVGVELVTDRDKRTPATVEAKHVVDRMREERILISRDGPDCNVLKFKPPMVFTTQDADRLVDILDRVLSELDENTKQVQVKLEVLVSPIRVESSDMPIKNNIQQYVKAV; encoded by the exons atGGCTTTTCTGCAATCAATGCCTAAATCAGAGACTATCAAGCTACGAGAAAAACACATTGG AGCCGCCTGCCAGTTGTTTTTCCGTTCATCTCCATTAAAAATAGTGCGAGGTATCGCCCAATTTATGTATGACGAGACAGGCGAAAGATTTCTAGACTGCATCAACAATGTCGCTCATG tGGGACATTGTCACCCACATGTAGTGGAAGCTGGTCGTAATCAAATGTCATTGATATCGACCAATAACCGTTATCTCCACGATGAGTTAGTAATTCTTGCGGAAAGGCTTGTGAAGACGATGCCCGAGTCACTTTCTGTCTGCTTCTTTGTCAACTCGGGCTCTGAAGCCAATGACCTTGCATTAAGATTGGCTCAAATTCACACTAAAAAGAAGGACGTGATTACGCTTGATCA CGCATATCATGGACACCTAACGTCTATGATTGATGTGTCTCCCTACAAACTGAACTTACCAGGAGGGCCAGAGAAGCCAGAGTGGGTTCACGTG gcCCCAGTTCCCGATACATATAGAGGAAAATACACGTACCCGAGGGATTCACAGTCTGAGGATGAATTAGGACGCTTATATGCGAATGAAATCGGAGATATTTGTAGAGAGATTAAAAGAAGAAAGGGTGGTGTTTGCGCTTTCATAGCAGAGAGTCTCCAAAGTTGCGGTGGACAAATAATTCCTCCCGAGAATTACATGAAGAGAGTCTATGA ATACGTCCGAGAAGCAAACGGAGTCTGCATCGCTGATGAAGTACAGGTTGGCTTCGGTCGCGTGGGCACCCACATGTGGGCATTTGAGACACAAGACGTAATTCCCGATATCGTAACGATGGGAAAACCGATGGGCAATGGTCACCCGGTTGCCGCGGTAATCACCACACCAGAAATTGCAAAAAGTTTTGCAGATACCGGCGTAGAATACTTCAATACG TACGGTGGTAATCCAGTATCCTGTGCTATCGCTAATGCCGTTTTAGATGTTATCGAGGAGGAGCGACTTATGGAGCGCGCGGCTCGTGTGGGGAATCACCTCTTAACGCGTTGCGAAGGTCTTAAGCACAAGCATCGGCTTATTGGTGATGTTCGGGGTAGAGGACTCTTTGTTGGTGTCGAACTTGTTACCGATAGAGACAAAAGGACCCCGGCGACGGTGGAAGCGAAACACGTTGTCGACAG GATGAGGGAGGAGAGAATATTAATCAGCAGAGATGGACCAGACTGTAATGTTTTGAAGTTTAAACCACCTATGGTGTTTACAACGCAAGATGCAGACAGACTTGTTGACATATTAGACAGAGTACTTTCTGAATTAGATGAAAACACAAAACAAGTTCAAGTCAAATTAGAG gTCCTGGTCTCACCCATTAGAGTAGAAAGCAGTGATATgccaataaaaaacaatattcagcAATATGTAAAAGCTGTGTAA